In one window of Juglans regia cultivar Chandler chromosome 3, Walnut 2.0, whole genome shotgun sequence DNA:
- the LOC109011166 gene encoding fasciclin-like arabinogalactan protein 12: MWILTNNTTCNNKTSLATHYYIQLRSIFMMKQVLFFPFLLFLVFLILHCTTSSAQSPAESPAPSGPVDIIAILKKAGHFATFIRLLRNTDMGEQLNGQLKKSNLGRTLFVPTDSSFSSLKLGTLNALTDKQELQLVQFHILPDFYSELQLQTATNPVHTLAGDSNAGHFQLNVTAATGKEVNITTGAVSTTVEKTIYTDDHLAVYQVGEVLLPLEIFGAAASPTASKPEKKRPSTEDAATTTESSGAFGPNRQAMTAISSGVVVGSLFSFLL, encoded by the coding sequence ATGTGGATTCTCACCAATAACACAACTTGTAACAACAAAACAAGTTTGGCCACACATTACTACATACAATTAAGATCCATCTTTATGATGAAGCAGGTTCTCTTCTTtccgtttcttcttttcttggtCTTCTTGATCCTCCATTGCACCACGTCCTCAGCTCAGTCCCCTGCAGAGTCTCCGGCACCATCGGGCCCCGTTGACATCATCGCAATCCTCAAGAAGGCCGGCCATTTCGCTACTTTCATCCGGTTGCTAAGAAACACAGACATGGGTGAACAACTCAACGGACAGCTTAAAAAATCTAACCTGGGCCGCACCCTCTTTGTACCGACTGACAGCTCCTTCTCCAGCCTCAAGTTGGGCACACTGAATGCGCTTACCGATAAACAAGAGCTTCAGTTGGTGCAATTCCATATCCTCCCTGATTTCTACTCGGAATTGCAGCTCCAAACCGCTACAAACCCAGTGCATACTCTGGCTGGTGATAGCAACGCCGGCCATTTCCAACTGAATGTAACGGCCGCGACAGGAAAAGAAGTGAACATAACAACAGGGGCGGTCAGTACAACGGTTGAAAAGACAATATATACAGACGACCATCTTGCTGTTTACCAGGTGGGGGAGGTGCTCCTTCCACTGGAAATTTTTGGGGCAGCTGCTTCACCTACAGCATCTAAGCCTGAGAAGAAGAGACCCAGTACTGAAGACGCTGCTACTACTACGGAGTCTTCGGGTGCATTTGGTCCAAACCGGCAAGCAATGACAGCAATATCGTCTGGAGTCGTAGTGGgttccttgttttcttttttgctatga